From Acinonyx jubatus isolate Ajub_Pintada_27869175 chromosome F2, VMU_Ajub_asm_v1.0, whole genome shotgun sequence, the proteins below share one genomic window:
- the LRATD2 gene encoding protein LRATD2, producing the protein MGNQVEKLTHLSYKEVPTADPTGVDRDDGPRIGVSYIFSNDDEDVEPQPPPQGPDGGGGDRLPDGGDGPPLPPPQPYDPRLHEVECSVFYRDECIYQKSFSPGSAALSTYTPENLLNRCRPGDLVEFVSQAQYPHWAVYVGNFQVVHLHRLEVSNSFLTDASQGRRGRVVNDLYRYKPLSPGAVVRNALAHVGAKERELSWRNSESFAAWCRYGKREFKIGGELRIGKQPYRLQIQLSAQRSHTLEFQSLEDLIMEKRRNDQIGRAAVLQELAMHLHPAEPDEGDSDAARTTPPPGRPPAPGREEEAREAAVH; encoded by the coding sequence ATGGGCAACCAGGTGGAGAAACTGACCCACCTAAGTTATAAGGAAGTTCCCACGGCCGACCCGACTGGCGTGGACCGTGACGACGGGCCTCGCATCGGGGTCTCCTACATTTTCTCCAACGACGATGAGGACGTGGAGCCGCAGCCGCCGCCCCAGGGGCCggatggcggcggcggcgaccGCTTGCCCGACGGCGGCGACGGACCGCCACTGCCGCCGCCGCAGCCGTACGACCCGCGGCTGCACGAAGTGGAGTGTTCCGTGTTCTACCGCGACGAGTGCATCTACCAGAAGAGCTTCTCGCCGGGCTCCGCGGCGCTGAGCACCTACACGCCCGAGAACCTGCTCAACAGGTGCAGGCCTGGCGACCTGGTGGAGTTCGTGTCGCAGGCGCAGTACCCGCACTGGGCTGTATACGTGGGCAACTTCCAGGTGGTGCACTTGCACCGGCTGGAAGTGAGCAACAGCTTCCTGACCGACGCGAGCCAGGGCCGGCGCGGCCGCGTGGTGAACGACCTGTACCGCTACAAGCCACTAAGCCCGGGCGCCGTGGTGCGCAACGCGCTGGCACACGTGGGCGCCAAGGAGCGCGAGCTGAGCTGGCGCAACTCCGAGAGCTTCGCCGCCTGGTGCCGCTACGGCAAGCGCGAGTTCAAGATTGGCGGCGAGCTGCGCATCGGCAAGCAGCCTTACCGGCTGCAGATCCAGCTCTCGGCGCAGCGCAGCCACACGCTCGAGTTCCAGAGCCTGGAGGACCTGATCATGGAGAAACGGCGCAACGACCAGATCGGGCGCGCGGCGGTGCTGCAGGAGCTCGCCATGCACCTACATCCGGCCGAGCCGGACGAGGGCGACAGCGATGCGGCGCGGACTACGCCGCCTCCCGGGCGCCCCCCTGCGCCCGGACGGGAGGAAGAGGCCCGAGAGGCGGCGGTGCACTGA